A genomic segment from Ptychodera flava strain L36383 chromosome 8, AS_Pfla_20210202, whole genome shotgun sequence encodes:
- the LOC139138625 gene encoding zinc finger protein 862-like isoform X1: MQRMALEGALKCVYWFAKTEVAHTTNYKSLLDFVKGMDCSYLEHLNQGGNAHYTSERILQEFLQSISATISETVFDDIKSSPAFSIMMDETTDVSVMKQLITYARYIKISGNQAEVKTLFVNIDDLVDGKAETIVKSTEKMFEDLDWSFQQCSAFGSDGAAVMVGSKSGVGQRLRRNNSHLINIHCIAHRLLQHNP, encoded by the exons ATGCAGAGGATGGCTTTGGAAGGAGCGCTCAAGTGTGTTTATTGGTTTGCAAAGACTGAAGTTGCACACACTACCAATTACAAGTCATTGCTGGACTTTGTGAAGGGGATGGACTGCTCTTATCTGGAACATCTGAACCAG gGAGGAAACGCACACTACACTTCTGAGAGAATACTCCAGGAATTTCTCCAGTCTATTTCAGCTACTATAAGTGAAACTGTATTTGACGACATCAAGAGCAGTCCTGCATTCAGCATCATGATGGATGAGACAACCGACGTATCAGTGATGAAGCAACTCATTACGTATGCCAGGTACATTAAGATATCTGGTAACCAAGCTGAG GTAAAGACATTGTTTGTTAACATTGATGATCTGGTAGATGGAAAGGCCGAAACGATTGTGAAAAGCACAGAGAAGATGTTTGAAGACCTTGATTGGAGCTTTCAACAGTGTTCAGCATTTGGCTCAGATGGGGCAGCAGTTATGGTCGGATCAAAATCAGGG GTTGGTCAACGATTGCGTCGGAACAACAGCCATCTCATCAATATCCACTGTATCGCTCATCGCTTGCTGCAGCACAATCCATGA
- the LOC139138625 gene encoding zinc finger protein 862-like isoform X2 produces MQRMALEGALKCVYWFAKTEVAHTTNYKSLLDFVKGMDCSYLEHLNQSISATISETVFDDIKSSPAFSIMMDETTDVSVMKQLITYARYIKISGNQAEVKTLFVNIDDLVDGKAETIVKSTEKMFEDLDWSFQQCSAFGSDGAAVMVGSKSGVGQRLRRNNSHLINIHCIAHRLLQHNP; encoded by the exons ATGCAGAGGATGGCTTTGGAAGGAGCGCTCAAGTGTGTTTATTGGTTTGCAAAGACTGAAGTTGCACACACTACCAATTACAAGTCATTGCTGGACTTTGTGAAGGGGATGGACTGCTCTTATCTGGAACATCTGAACCAG TCTATTTCAGCTACTATAAGTGAAACTGTATTTGACGACATCAAGAGCAGTCCTGCATTCAGCATCATGATGGATGAGACAACCGACGTATCAGTGATGAAGCAACTCATTACGTATGCCAGGTACATTAAGATATCTGGTAACCAAGCTGAG GTAAAGACATTGTTTGTTAACATTGATGATCTGGTAGATGGAAAGGCCGAAACGATTGTGAAAAGCACAGAGAAGATGTTTGAAGACCTTGATTGGAGCTTTCAACAGTGTTCAGCATTTGGCTCAGATGGGGCAGCAGTTATGGTCGGATCAAAATCAGGG GTTGGTCAACGATTGCGTCGGAACAACAGCCATCTCATCAATATCCACTGTATCGCTCATCGCTTGCTGCAGCACAATCCATGA
- the LOC139138625 gene encoding uncharacterized protein isoform X3, giving the protein MLSDIFPYLTRLSLIFQRKHIDLSLLDSVLTSTVIAVRQLKTTDGQHMQSLRAAVEEENITIPSGGEDSFRNKIYNKYIDNICTNLEERFPNIAVVSSFSVFDLSGIDAEYIYNGSHRAQLEELSSHYEMDAGQVLSEWDLIKIPMMTTYEV; this is encoded by the exons ATGTTATCTGACATCTTCCCCTACCTGACCAGATTGTCACTGATATTTCAG AGAAAGCACATAGACTTGTCTCTCCTGGATTCTGTGTTGACAAGCACTGTTATTGCAGTGAGGCAACTGAAGACAACTGATGGCCAGCACATGCAGAGTCTTAGGGCAGCTGTGGAGGAGGAAAATATAACCATTCCAAGTGGAGGAGAAGATAGCTTCAGAAACAAG atatACAACAAATACATAGACAACATCTGCACAAACCTGGAAGAAAGATTCCCGAATATTGCTGTAGTATCATCCTTCAGTGTGTTTGATCTGAGTGGTATTGATGCAGAATATATCTACAATGGATCACACAGAGCACAACTTGAG gaaTTGTCTTCTCATTATGAAATGGATGCTGGCCAAGTTCTTTCAGAGTGGGACCTCATCAAAATCCCAATGATGACAACTTACGAAGTATGA